The Chitinophagaceae bacterium genome window below encodes:
- the panB gene encoding 3-methyl-2-oxobutanoate hydroxymethyltransferase, whose translation MSTNKDVKRVTTNTLQKMKSSGEKISMITAYDFSFAGIFDTAGIDVILVGDSASNVMAGHETTLPITLEQMIYHAQSVIRAIKHCLVVVDLPFGTYQSNSDIALASAIRIMKETGAHAIKLEGGEEAIESIKRIVAAGIPVMGHLGLTPQSIYKFGTYTVRAKEEEEANKLRKDAKLLEDAGCFATVLEKIPAALAKEVSESLHIPTIGIGAGGFCDGQVLVMHDMLGINTEFKPRFLRQYLNLYEQITGAVQQYIKDVKSSDFPNAGESY comes from the coding sequence ATGTCAACAAATAAGGATGTAAAACGGGTTACAACCAATACTCTGCAGAAAATGAAATCATCGGGTGAAAAGATCTCCATGATCACCGCCTATGATTTTTCATTTGCAGGAATTTTTGATACTGCAGGTATTGATGTGATTCTTGTGGGCGACAGTGCCAGCAATGTAATGGCAGGACATGAAACAACTTTGCCAATTACACTGGAGCAGATGATCTATCATGCGCAATCGGTGATCCGTGCGATTAAACATTGCCTCGTTGTTGTTGATCTTCCTTTTGGTACTTATCAATCCAACTCAGATATTGCTTTGGCATCTGCTATTCGCATCATGAAAGAAACCGGCGCACATGCAATCAAGCTTGAAGGTGGTGAAGAAGCAATTGAATCAATCAAACGCATAGTTGCTGCCGGAATACCGGTGATGGGACATTTGGGTTTAACACCTCAATCCATTTATAAATTTGGTACATACACAGTAAGGGCAAAGGAAGAAGAAGAAGCAAATAAATTAAGAAAGGATGCAAAGTTGTTAGAAGATGCAGGATGCTTTGCAACTGTTTTAGAAAAAATTCCTGCTGCACTGGCAAAAGAAGTTTCAGAAAGTTTGCACATCCCCACTATCGGAATTGGCGCAGGCGGTTTCTGCGATGGACAGGTATTGGTAATGCATGATATGCTGGGCATTAATACAGAATTTAAACCAAGATTTCTGCGGCAGTACTTAAATCTGTACGAACAGATCACCGGTGCTGTGCAGCAATATATAAAAGATGTGAAGAGTAGCGATTTTCCGAATGCGGGGGAATCATATTAA
- a CDS encoding exopolyphosphatase: MKLAAIDIGSNAARLLITEVVENGKAQPQFNKLNLVRVPLRLGFDVFESGDIPKAKINKVIETIKAYKHLVSIYDVQYLKACATSAMRDAKNAQDIIRKVKMETGIEIKVISGDEEASFIYENHIAENLDKAHAYLYIDVGGGSTELTFFNAGKLVFKESFNIGTIRLLKGLVEKKQWNELKDFLKLNTKGLNDIIAIGSGGNINKVFSLSKRKDGKPLSLELLRDYHKEFSSFSLEDRMKNYKLREDRADVIVPALQIYINVMRWTDTEEIFVPKIGLADGLVHMLYDEVKAKKLDASTVVL, from the coding sequence TTGAAACTGGCAGCAATTGATATTGGAAGTAACGCAGCAAGATTATTGATTACCGAAGTAGTGGAAAACGGGAAAGCCCAGCCTCAATTTAATAAACTCAACCTTGTACGTGTACCTCTCCGTTTGGGATTTGATGTATTTGAAAGCGGCGACATTCCCAAAGCTAAAATCAACAAAGTAATAGAAACCATTAAGGCTTACAAGCACCTCGTAAGCATTTATGATGTGCAGTACCTCAAAGCCTGTGCAACTTCTGCCATGCGTGATGCAAAGAATGCGCAGGACATTATCCGCAAAGTGAAAATGGAAACAGGCATTGAAATAAAAGTAATCAGTGGTGATGAAGAGGCTTCGTTTATTTATGAAAATCATATTGCTGAAAACTTAGATAAGGCCCACGCCTATTTATACATTGATGTGGGAGGTGGCAGCACCGAACTTACTTTTTTTAATGCCGGTAAATTAGTCTTTAAAGAATCCTTCAATATCGGTACTATCCGTTTGTTAAAAGGATTGGTGGAAAAAAAACAATGGAATGAGTTAAAAGACTTTCTGAAGCTGAATACAAAAGGACTGAATGATATTATCGCTATTGGTTCTGGTGGAAACATCAACAAAGTCTTTTCTTTATCGAAACGGAAAGACGGGAAGCCGCTTTCACTTGAATTACTGCGTGATTATCATAAAGAGTTCAGCAGTTTTTCATTGGAGGACCGGATGAAAAATTATAAACTCCGTGAAGACCGTGCGGATGTAATTGTTCCAGCCCTGCAGATTTATATCAACGTAATGCGCTGGACTGACACAGAAGAAATTTTTGTTCCCAAGATAGGTTTGGCTGATGGACTTGTGCATATGCTTTATGATGAAGTAAAAGCTAAGAAGCTGGATGCTTCAACGGTGGTGTTGTAA
- a CDS encoding DUF4270 family protein — protein sequence MRRRNLFLSVLLLAFISGCTKLERTNLGGDLIPGSDRLITDTMELPVETTSFIEADTSSIGKGDQHILGYINDPMFGTTTAAMYFQMLPISYPFSYPVSKDSLFLDSCVLSLTFAGNYGDTNALSRVNVYKITDPTFKASKLYRFTEAPAFSTADFLGTEQYTAIKLRNGYKAAYKTDTIYNQLRIKLDNAFGRLLLDQDNVANAFRNDSIFKAFLNGFALIPDSTTSGNSINYFSMTGAETRLNLYYRYKKRDGTGNDTTVTRFNFVADTIRSANANKIYRNYTGSTAEPTITSGLPSSLAYIQAGPGTAVKIKVPAMDTIRNKPYLIHRAEIVARQIYQGPLTIENILLQPALHLFTYTADGKIASIPYDSANYYANTLTFDPLKNVTLYTISADYTGGIPSYFKDASSNLVAEYKMNITSYVQNLVNGKASLRDFKLSAPYFAEFSGAISSSTTINPLAFGRVKLGGGSHPQYKMFVRIYYSKQ from the coding sequence ATGCGCAGAAGAAACCTGTTTTTATCAGTTCTTTTATTGGCATTTATAAGTGGATGTACAAAACTTGAACGTACTAATTTAGGTGGTGACCTTATCCCCGGATCAGATCGTCTCATCACAGACACAATGGAACTGCCTGTTGAAACGACTTCTTTTATTGAAGCAGATACCAGTTCAATCGGTAAAGGTGATCAGCATATTTTAGGCTATATTAACGACCCGATGTTTGGCACAACAACTGCAGCTATGTATTTTCAAATGCTGCCCATCAGTTATCCATTTTCATACCCGGTATCAAAAGACAGTTTGTTTCTCGACTCCTGTGTTCTGTCGCTGACTTTTGCAGGAAATTATGGTGATACAAATGCGCTGTCAAGAGTTAATGTTTATAAAATAACTGACCCGACTTTTAAAGCAAGTAAATTATACAGGTTTACGGAAGCACCTGCATTTTCAACTGCAGACTTTTTGGGTACGGAACAGTATACCGCCATTAAATTAAGGAACGGCTATAAAGCTGCTTATAAGACCGATACCATATACAACCAGTTGCGAATAAAACTCGATAATGCTTTTGGCAGGTTATTACTGGATCAGGATAATGTAGCAAATGCGTTTCGCAATGACTCTATTTTCAAAGCATTCCTGAACGGGTTTGCCCTGATCCCCGATTCTACAACAAGTGGAAATTCGATTAATTATTTTTCAATGACCGGTGCTGAAACACGTTTGAATCTTTACTACCGCTACAAGAAAAGAGATGGCACCGGAAATGATACCACCGTTACCCGTTTTAACTTTGTTGCAGATACCATCAGAAGTGCAAATGCCAACAAAATATACCGCAACTATACAGGCAGTACTGCTGAACCAACAATCACATCAGGCTTACCTTCAAGCCTTGCTTATATTCAGGCAGGCCCCGGTACTGCAGTGAAAATTAAAGTGCCTGCAATGGATACAATCAGAAACAAGCCCTATCTAATTCATCGTGCAGAAATTGTTGCCCGACAGATTTACCAGGGACCGTTAACAATAGAAAATATTCTGTTACAGCCGGCTCTTCATTTGTTTACTTATACAGCAGACGGAAAGATTGCAAGTATCCCCTATGATAGTGCGAATTATTATGCTAACACACTAACATTTGATCCACTAAAGAATGTAACACTATATACTATTTCTGCAGATTATACCGGTGGAATTCCTTCGTATTTCAAGGATGCATCAAGTAACCTGGTTGCAGAATACAAAATGAATATTACCAGTTATGTTCAAAACCTGGTAAACGGGAAAGCCTCACTTCGTGATTTCAAACTCTCGGCTCCTTATTTTGCTGAGTTTTCCGGAGCAATTTCCAGTTCTACAACCATCAACCCCCTTGCATTTGGCAGGGTAAAATTGGGTGGCGGATCTCATCCACAATACAAAATGTTTGTTCGTATTTATTACTCCAAGCAGTAA
- a CDS encoding flippase-like domain-containing protein has translation MARGIDDKGWEQIRTSLKQANYWLFIPVLLMMLLSHYIRALRWKILMEPLGYKPSTFNVFNAVMIGYLANLAFPRLGEVLKCTILARYEKMGPDKLIGTIVAERAIDLVCLIGAFVITILLQIDTVGAYAMTLLQNIFMGDDQKFSWLKLILVLGGVSVFLWLFYMLLKKFSHFPLIEKIKKCCKGNLERNQQRSSYQKSLEVYFSNCTHLAIIFNEQPYWFLCHDRSFTSRHTGSLFYFIIRQFGNDCHTGWFRCLPIHCSGNTDALRTNTIGRFYIWMDSMDCTNSCDFSWRTCLLNTFTHR, from the coding sequence ATGGCAAGAGGTATTGACGATAAGGGCTGGGAACAGATCAGGACGTCATTAAAACAGGCGAACTACTGGCTTTTTATCCCTGTATTATTAATGATGCTGCTCAGTCACTATATCCGGGCTTTACGCTGGAAGATATTGATGGAGCCGCTGGGTTATAAACCTTCAACCTTTAATGTATTTAATGCTGTAATGATTGGTTACTTAGCCAATCTTGCCTTTCCCCGTTTGGGCGAAGTACTGAAATGTACCATCCTTGCCCGGTATGAAAAAATGGGCCCTGATAAACTGATAGGGACTATTGTTGCAGAAAGAGCCATTGATCTTGTTTGCCTGATAGGAGCATTTGTAATTACGATTCTATTGCAGATAGATACGGTTGGAGCCTATGCAATGACACTGTTGCAGAATATTTTCATGGGCGATGACCAGAAGTTTTCATGGTTAAAGTTAATACTGGTTCTTGGCGGCGTTTCAGTTTTTCTATGGCTGTTCTACATGCTGCTGAAAAAGTTCAGCCATTTTCCACTGATTGAAAAAATTAAAAAATGTTGTAAAGGGAATCTGGAGCGGAATCAACAGCGTTCGTCATATCAAAAATCGCTGGAAGTTTATTTTTCAAACTGCACTCATCTGGCTATTATATTTAATGAGCAGCCGTATTGGTTTTTATGCCATGACAGAAGTTTCACATCTCGGCATACGGGAAGCCTTTTCTATTTTATCATTCGGCAGTTTGGGAATGATTGCCACACAGGGTGGTTTAGGTGCCTACCAATACATTGTTCAGGAAATACTGATGCTCTACGGACAAACACAATTGGTAGGTTTTACATTTGGATGGATTCTATGGATTGCACAAACAGTTGTGATTTTAGTTGGCGGACTTGTTTGCTCAATACTTTTACCCATCGTTAA
- a CDS encoding four helix bundle protein, with amino-acid sequence MTEKDLKIRSRKFAVDVLNFVDSLPNRRSGNIIGNQLGRSASSVAANYRAACRARSQAEFISKIGIVEEEADESVFWLDIIPDTKNASIETVEPLLKEARELTAIFTSSSKTAKANRPAKQ; translated from the coding sequence ATGACTGAAAAAGATTTAAAAATACGATCCCGAAAATTTGCTGTTGATGTCCTGAATTTTGTTGACTCATTGCCAAACAGGAGAAGTGGAAATATTATCGGCAATCAATTAGGCAGAAGCGCATCTTCAGTAGCTGCCAATTACAGGGCTGCCTGCAGAGCAAGATCACAGGCTGAATTTATTTCAAAAATCGGTATTGTTGAAGAAGAAGCAGATGAATCTGTTTTTTGGCTGGATATTATTCCCGATACAAAAAATGCAAGTATAGAAACTGTTGAACCTTTGTTGAAGGAAGCAAGGGAACTCACAGCTATCTTTACATCCTCAAGCAAAACAGCTAAAGCAAACAGACCGGCAAAGCAGTAA
- a CDS encoding glycogen/starch synthase, with amino-acid sequence MVAAKKRILFIASEMSPYLEETDFSSIVNQLAIKANEGGFEIRCIMPRFGVINERRHRLHEVVRLSGINVSVDNDDYPLQIKVASLPNARLQVYFLENEDFFKRKFIYHDENEKWFDDNDLRSIFFCKGALETVKKFGWPPDIIHCSGWMTGLIPMYLQTAYKKEPVFGNSKLVYTIGQNTFKEKLGAKFLKLASIHANIKDKDLEPYKDVNNTAMFRGGATYADAITFGAEKVDKKLLEEFGKVRGKKVLPFKPDGDLTDYLQLYTDLSAK; translated from the coding sequence ATGGTAGCAGCAAAGAAAAGAATTTTATTTATTGCCAGTGAAATGTCTCCTTATCTGGAGGAAACAGATTTCTCATCCATTGTTAATCAACTGGCAATTAAAGCAAACGAAGGTGGTTTTGAGATCCGTTGCATTATGCCCCGCTTTGGAGTTATTAATGAACGCCGGCACAGATTACACGAAGTAGTTCGCCTCAGTGGTATCAACGTTTCTGTTGATAATGACGACTACCCGCTGCAGATCAAAGTTGCCTCCTTACCCAATGCCCGTTTACAGGTTTATTTTTTAGAGAATGAAGATTTCTTTAAACGTAAGTTCATTTATCATGATGAGAATGAAAAGTGGTTTGATGACAATGATTTACGTTCCATTTTCTTCTGTAAGGGTGCATTAGAGACCGTTAAGAAATTTGGATGGCCCCCGGATATTATTCATTGCAGTGGCTGGATGACAGGTTTAATTCCCATGTACCTTCAAACTGCGTATAAGAAAGAACCCGTTTTTGGAAACAGTAAACTCGTTTACACCATTGGTCAGAATACCTTCAAAGAAAAACTGGGTGCTAAGTTTTTAAAGCTGGCAAGCATTCACGCCAATATTAAAGACAAAGATCTGGAACCTTATAAGGATGTCAACAATACAGCCATGTTCCGTGGTGGTGCAACATATGCAGATGCTATAACATTTGGTGCTGAAAAAGTTGACAAAAAATTGCTGGAAGAATTTGGAAAAGTGCGTGGCAAAAAAGTGTTACCATTTAAACCAGACGGTGATTTAACAGACTATTTACAACTATATACCGACCTTTCGGCGAAATAA
- the rfaE2 gene encoding D-glycero-beta-D-manno-heptose 1-phosphate adenylyltransferase, with amino-acid sequence MKAIQHIQQKVLNQQQLQQTLYRWRKFGKIKIAFTNGCFDILHAGHIHSLSQAASFADVLIVGLNSDASTKKLKGENRPINNEQNRALSLASLVIVDAGVLFDEDTPHELIKSILPDVLVKGGDYTIDTIVGAKEVMANGGRVEIIPLVEGLSTTSILKKIETL; translated from the coding sequence ATGAAAGCAATACAACATATTCAGCAGAAAGTTCTTAACCAGCAGCAGTTACAACAGACTTTATACCGTTGGCGTAAGTTTGGTAAAATTAAAATAGCCTTTACAAACGGTTGCTTTGATATTCTGCATGCAGGTCATATTCATTCTTTATCGCAGGCTGCTTCTTTTGCAGATGTGCTGATTGTCGGCTTAAACAGCGATGCCTCCACCAAAAAATTAAAAGGCGAAAACCGGCCCATCAATAATGAACAGAACCGGGCCTTGAGCCTTGCTTCATTAGTAATAGTGGATGCAGGTGTATTGTTTGATGAAGACACACCGCATGAACTGATCAAGTCAATTCTTCCAGATGTTTTGGTAAAAGGTGGCGATTATACAATTGATACAATTGTTGGGGCAAAAGAAGTTATGGCCAATGGTGGAAGGGTTGAAATTATCCCTTTGGTTGAGGGGTTGTCAACCACTTCAATTCTGAAAAAAATTGAAACACTCTGA
- a CDS encoding aspartate 1-decarboxylase translates to MEIEVLKSKIHRITITEANLHYVGSLTLDEDLMDAANMIEYEKIQVVNVNNGNRLETYLIKGKRGSGVCCLNGPAARQGSVGDVVIIISYATMKFEEAKTFKPWLVFPKGTNKL, encoded by the coding sequence ATGGAAATAGAAGTACTGAAATCGAAAATACACCGCATCACAATTACAGAAGCGAATCTTCATTACGTAGGAAGTCTTACTTTAGACGAAGATCTGATGGATGCTGCCAACATGATTGAATATGAAAAGATACAGGTGGTAAATGTAAATAATGGTAACAGGCTGGAAACTTATTTGATCAAGGGCAAGCGTGGAAGTGGTGTTTGCTGCTTAAACGGGCCCGCTGCACGCCAGGGAAGTGTGGGTGATGTGGTGATTATTATTTCGTATGCTACAATGAAGTTTGAAGAAGCGAAAACCTTTAAACCATGGCTCGTATTTCCGAAAGGCACAAATAAACTCTGA